A part of Phlebotomus papatasi isolate M1 chromosome 5, Ppap_2.1, whole genome shotgun sequence genomic DNA contains:
- the LOC129808817 gene encoding jerky protein homolog-like, whose translation MKRKHISTKIHDKLKAIELVKKGERVAHVAASYGVGRQTLLDWMNQEERFRNYVNQNAKNAERVSIRPESTTQTSEALFIWFDNMRERGVPISGPLLQAKALQFHKVYHDGPANFSASSGWLSRWKKQHEVRQLTVCGEALSSREDLLPTFFNHLQKIIEEENLSFHQIYNADETGLNFKRLPNKTLAARTQKKAPGYKESKERVTFLACANASGRHKLPLFLIGKSKNPRALKNVHIQDLPVKYGNQESAWMTRALFKEWFFQNFVPEVRKYLQKEGLPEKALLILDNAPVHPEERELMCDGIRVMFLPPSVTSTIQPMDQNVLEVLKKKYRKVFLEFVLEQIEIDPNVMNAVKAVDILKVILWTAQAWDQVDANTIARSWKGIFETTFSSNVLSEDQFLNDELHTDSVDMDHLIQLANDLPHIGLITAEDIRDWSQSDNCLDISEDTIFDIVTSTKSVNSEQELENDLEDYFEPSSVQNNDEKHVSAEQALKALDVVLSYIRQGENNTTQQ comes from the exons ATGAAGCGCAAGCATATATCCACCAAAATTCACGACAAATTAAAAGCTATAGAACTTGTGAAAAAGGGAGAGAGAGTTGCACATGTGGCAGCATCTTACGGAGTCGGAAGACAGACCCTGCTAGATTGGATGAACCAAGAGGAACGTTTCAGAAACTATGTCAACCAAAATGCTAAAAATGCAGAGAGAGTGTCGATTCGACCAGAATCAACTACACAAACTTCTGAAGCATTGTTCATTTGGTTCGACAATATGAGGGAGAGGG GTGTACCAATTTCTGGACCTCTCCTTCAAGCCAAAGCACTTCAGTTTCATAAAGTCTATCATGATGGCCCTGCCAACTTCTCTGCCAGTTCAGGGTGGCTTAGCCGATGGAAGAAACAACACGAAGTGAGGCAGCTCACAGTATGTGGAGAGGCTCTGTCTTCCAGGGAAGACTTGCTACCAACGTTTTTCAATCACCTACAAAAAATCATTGAAGAAGAGAATCTGAGTTTTCATCAGATATATAATGCTGATGAGACGGGGTTGAACTTTAAAAGACTTCCGAACAAAACACTTGCCGCACGAACTCAAAAAAAGGCCCCAGGATATAAGGAGAGCAAAGAAAGGGTAACATTTTTGGCCTGTGCGAACGCAAGTGGGCGACATAAGCTCCCACTTTTTCTGATTGGTAAATCAAAAAATCCGAGGGCGCTAAAAAATGTGCATATTCAAGATTTACCTGTGAAATATGGAAATCAAGAATCTGCCTGGATGACGAGGGCATTATTTAAGGAGTGGTTTTTCCAAAACTTTGTTCCCGAAGTTCGAAAATACCTCCAGAAGGAAGGTCTCCCGGAAAAGGCCCTTCTTATTCTGGATAATGCCCCAGTTCACCCGGAAGAGAGAGAACTCATGTGTGATGGGATTCGTGTGATGTTCCTGCCTCCTAGTGTTACATCCACAATTCAACCCATGGACCAAAATGTCTtggaagttttgaaaaaaaaatatcgaaaagttTTCCTTGAATTTGTCCTCgaacaaattgaaattgatccGAATGTGATGAATGCTGTCAAGGCAGTTGACATCCTGAAGGTAATTTTGTGGACAGCTCAAGCGTGGGACCAAGTTGATGCAAATACTATTGCCAGAAGTTGGAAGGGAATTTTCGAAACGACCTTCAGCTCAAACGTCTTAAGTGAAGACCAATTTTTGAATGATGAACTCCATACAGATAGTGTGGACATGGACCACTTGATCCAGTTGGCCAATGATTTGCCACATATTGGTCTTATCACTGCGGAGGATATTAGAGACTGGTCGCAAAGTGATAATTGTTTGGATATTAGTGAGGACAcaatttttgatatagtgaCGAGTACAAAGAGTGTCAATTCTGAACAAGAGCTTGAAAATGATCTCGAAGATTATTTTGAACCTTCTTCAGTGCAGAACAATGATGAGAAACATGTTTCAGCAGAACAGGCACTCAAGGCTTTGGATGTTGTACTCAGTTATATACGTCAAGGAGAAAACAACACAACTCAACAATAA